One genomic window of Cannabis sativa cultivar Pink pepper isolate KNU-18-1 chromosome 2, ASM2916894v1, whole genome shotgun sequence includes the following:
- the LOC133034118 gene encoding uncharacterized protein LOC133034118 produces MHTNRSWMKAHRRSAEFRSGVDEFVAVATNHVNSDGLARCPCMRCLNVNFHTPATIRVHLFLSGIQPSYNPWYFHGETFSQPAVELPENDEEEMADVLADMLRGDSGFDESANTTDSFNEPPINDNNKFDDLFKEMEAELYPGYKKSALNALVKLMHCKILNRWSNQSFDMLLSILIDLFPEGTKLPKSHYESKMGLRNLGLGYDSIDVCKYNCAIFWKENEKKEFCPVCGESRWVKRKGKGKKVPHKVMCYFPLTPRLKRLYCSRHTEEDMRCHYSQRPKGDGVLRHPADAEEWKQFDRLHPSFAVEPRNVRLGLATDGFNPFGNMSNSYSLWPVICVPYNLPPWKCMSSESLLLTLLIPGPSSPGKDIDVFMRPLIDELKQLWETGVETRDAYNETVFSMRAAILWTINDFPAYALTSGWSTKGYMVCPTCNEHTPSIGLNSKIGYVGHRRFLEMSDPRRRSKKYNGKPEKRAPPPVLTMEDILSQLDQIPLTLPGKHKQFGGVKQ; encoded by the coding sequence ATGCATACCAACCGAAGTTGGATGAAGGCGCACCGGCGCTCTGCAGAGTTTCGAAGTGGCGTTGACGAGTTCGTTGCGGTAGCAACAAACCACGTGAATTCTGACGGATTAGCTCGATGCCCATGCATGCGGTGTTTGAATGTGAATTTCCACACACCTGCAACTATAAGGGTTCATTTATTTCTCAGCGGGATCCAACCTTCGTACAACCCCTGGTATTTCCACGGGGAGACTTTCTCTCAGCCCGCAGTTGAACTTCCTGAAAATGACGAAGAGGAAATGGCAGATGTGTTGGCGGACATGTTAAGAGGGGACTCTGGGTTTGACGAATCTGCTAACACTACTGATTCTTTCAATGAACCCCCTATCAACGACAACAACAAGTTTGATGACTTGTTTAAGGAGATGGAGGCTGAGTTATATCCAGGTTACAAAAAATCAGCACTCAATGCACTGGTAAAGCTTATGCACTGCAAGATTTTGAATAGGTGGAGTAACCAATCTTTCGATATGTTGCTGTCCATCTTGATTGATCTATTTCCAgaggggacaaaattaccgaAGTCGCATTATGAGTCGAAGATGGGATTGCgcaatctaggtttgggttacgACTCAATAGATGTGTGCAAGTATAATTGTGCTATTTTCTGGAAGGAGAATGAGAAGAAGGAGTTTTGCCCTGTATGTGGCGAATCACGATGGGTGAAAAGAAAGGGTAAGGGGAAAAAAGTTCCTCACAAAGTTATGTGTTACTTCCCACTCACACCTAGACTAAAACGATTATATTGCTCAAGACACACCGAGGAGGATATGCGGTGTCATTACTCGCAGAGACCAAAAGGAGACGGTGTGCTTAGGCATCCTGCGGATGCTGAAGAATGGAAGCAGTTTGATCGCCTTCATCCGTCTTTTGCTGTTGAACCTAGAAATGTCAGACTGGGATTGGCGACTGACGGTTTTAATCCGTTTGGCAACATGAGCAACTCTTACAGCCTGTGGCCAGTTATTTGTGTCCCATATAATTTGCCACCGTGGAAGTGTATGAGTTCTGAATCGTTGTTGTTGACCTTATTAATTCCAGGTCCATCATCTCCTGGGAAAGACATAGATGTATTCATGAGACCGTTAATTGATGAACTGAAACAGTTGTGGGAGACGGGTGTTGAAACCCGAGATGCCTACAACGAAACTGTGTTTTCAATGCGTGCGGCAATATTGTGGACAATAAATGATTTTCCTGCTTATGCTCTAACATCTGGTTGGAGCACAAAAGGGTATATGGTGTGTCCCACTTGCAATGAACATACTCCTTCCATTGGCCTAAATAGTAAGATTGGATATGTTGGCCACAGACGTTTTCTCGAAATGAGTGATCCGAGAAGGAGAAGCAAAAAGTACAATGGTAAGCCTGAGAAGAGAGCACCACCTCCTGTATTGACAATGGAGGATATTTTATCTCAATTAGACCAAATTCCATTGACTTTGCCTGGAAAACACAAACAGTTCGGGGGTGTGAAACAGTGA
- the LOC115719142 gene encoding uncharacterized protein LOC115719142 encodes MKFLGGWGSKPIVSHVVEGANPDTGELPTAVETFQKFHHKGNDWRNEFAQQAYEQMVEIAATQPAPTEDEPEEPAVDPTEYPRDLPVMTQVLGERSRHLKAFGHLPRLKGVGAKRAPATHPSAPPTVTMEQRFQDQFEYLSRAVPGVNLPPMDLPPLPTPGAGSSS; translated from the exons atgaaatttctaggaggctggggctccaagcctattgtttcacatgttgtcgagggg gctaaccccgacacaggagaactgccaactgcggtggaaacttttcaaaagtttcaccataaaggcaacgattggcgcaacgagttcgcgcaacaagcttac gagcaaatggttgaaataGCGGCAACTCAACCAGCGCCCACTGAAGATGAGCCCGAAGAGCCTGCTGTCGATCCTACAGAGTACCCCCGAGACTTACCTGTTATGACGCAAGTACTCGGGGAACGATCTCGGCATCTTAAAGCCTTTGGCCATCTCCCGAGACTGAAGGGAGTTGGGGCCAAAAGAGCACCTGCCACGCATCCTTCAGCCCCACCGACTGTTACAATGGAACA ACGATTCCAAGATCAGTTTGAGTATCTTTCTCGAGCTGTGCCGGGTGTCAACTTGCCTCCCATGGATCTTCCACCATTGCCCACTCCTGGTGCTGGATCGTCATCGTAG